One region of Candidatus Saccharibacteria bacterium genomic DNA includes:
- the murI gene encoding glutamate racemase has protein sequence MKIGVFDSGIGGLSVAQAIDRALPGHEVVFRHDTPEHFPYATKAPDEIFSFAIPIVQSLVDEGCQVVVIACNTVSTTLIGRLRGYFSVPLVAAEPMVRPAAEQTKTGIIAVCATPTTLASSRYAELKRLYAADVKVLEPDCANWSWLIEHNEINEATLRQVIEPVIEAGADVIVLGCTHYHWIEDQIQEIASLQADVMQPETAIVAELKRVIARLA, from the coding sequence ATGAAGATCGGTGTATTTGATTCTGGTATTGGCGGTCTCAGCGTGGCACAAGCCATAGACCGGGCACTGCCTGGACACGAAGTCGTATTCCGTCATGACACGCCCGAGCATTTCCCCTATGCCACAAAAGCTCCCGACGAAATTTTCAGTTTTGCCATACCGATTGTTCAGTCGCTGGTGGATGAGGGCTGTCAAGTAGTCGTGATTGCCTGTAATACTGTGAGCACGACGCTTATTGGCCGCTTGCGGGGGTATTTTTCGGTACCGCTGGTTGCTGCCGAGCCAATGGTTAGACCTGCTGCCGAGCAGACAAAAACAGGGATTATAGCGGTGTGCGCAACGCCCACAACTTTGGCGAGCTCGCGCTATGCGGAGTTGAAGCGACTGTATGCCGCCGACGTTAAAGTTTTGGAACCGGATTGCGCTAATTGGTCATGGCTTATTGAGCACAATGAGATAAACGAAGCCACCTTGCGGCAGGTAATAGAGCCCGTGATTGAGGCGGGCGCCGATGTAATAGTACTGGGTTGTACGCATTACCACTGGATTGAAGACCAAATACAAGAGATAGCCAGTTTACAAGCTGATGTTATGCAACCAGAGACGGCTATTGTTGCCGAGCTTAAGCGAGTGATTGCACGGCTTGCTTAA
- a CDS encoding bifunctional 5,10-methylenetetrahydrofolate dehydrogenase/5,10-methenyltetrahydrofolate cyclohydrolase: MKVLNGSELAGFIKERQAKDVRRLKQSNGVQPKLAIVYTLEHGPSLTYMGMKKRYGEDIGAAVDVHFVDQGKVTQLLETLNADASVHGIIVQLPLADATQTDEVVNAIAPEKDVDGLGEHAPFTPATPMAILWLLAGYNVNLEKSRIALVGRGKLVGAPLIKMFTESGYNFVLIHSQTPNTEELLLEADVIITATGRAGLITSAMIKQGAVVVDAGVAGEKGKTVGDLDPDVYERDDLTITPTKGGVGPLTISALFENTIRAAQNQGGALTSAQNDK; this comes from the coding sequence ATGAAAGTACTAAACGGTAGTGAACTGGCAGGGTTTATCAAAGAGCGGCAGGCAAAAGATGTGCGGCGCTTGAAGCAGTCAAACGGCGTGCAGCCAAAGCTGGCCATCGTCTACACGCTCGAACATGGCCCAAGCCTAACCTACATGGGGATGAAAAAACGATACGGCGAAGATATTGGCGCAGCAGTTGATGTACATTTTGTTGATCAGGGCAAGGTAACTCAGTTGCTAGAAACGCTAAATGCCGACGCGAGCGTCCATGGCATAATTGTGCAGCTGCCGCTAGCCGACGCAACGCAGACTGATGAGGTAGTCAATGCAATCGCTCCCGAAAAAGACGTTGATGGCCTAGGTGAACATGCGCCGTTTACGCCAGCCACACCCATGGCTATCTTGTGGCTGCTGGCGGGGTACAACGTAAACCTTGAGAAATCGCGGATTGCACTTGTCGGTCGAGGCAAGCTGGTCGGTGCGCCGTTAATTAAAATGTTCACCGAAAGTGGCTACAATTTTGTTCTCATACATAGTCAAACGCCAAACACAGAAGAATTACTTCTCGAGGCAGATGTCATCATCACGGCTACCGGTCGAGCTGGTCTCATAACCTCAGCTATGATTAAACAAGGTGCGGTGGTGGTAGATGCTGGTGTGGCTGGTGAAAAGGGCAAAACCGTTGGTGATCTCGACCCCGATGTTTACGAACGTGATGATCTGACTATTACGCCTACCAAAGGCGGTGTCGGCCCACTGACCATTTCTGCACTATTCGAAAACACTATTCGCGCTGCACAAAACCAAGGAGGGGCCTTGACCTCCGCACAGAATGACAAATGA
- a CDS encoding TetR/AcrR family transcriptional regulator, which translates to MTVNTKPTILKISKRLFAVNGYEGFSVRTLAKESGFGISSIYHFFKDKDEILKEIFDATNKDLGIARTKLSKTSSAEAMLLDRIKFQFQHIEDVVFVLKYYLHFRPSFLKLDSGYLPAKGYLHIEEVLEVGVKNGEFNISSSEIAKEAKVIAHAINGYLIEYYPNPPTDDELKDVTNSIHKFLIRSLAKKEVNMN; encoded by the coding sequence ATGACAGTAAATACTAAACCTACCATTCTAAAAATATCTAAGCGACTTTTTGCCGTAAATGGCTATGAGGGTTTCTCTGTGCGTACTCTAGCTAAGGAATCTGGATTTGGAATATCTAGTATTTATCACTTTTTTAAAGATAAAGACGAAATTTTGAAAGAAATCTTTGACGCTACCAACAAAGATTTAGGAATCGCAAGAACAAAGCTCTCAAAAACGAGTTCAGCTGAGGCAATGCTTCTAGATAGAATAAAATTTCAGTTTCAGCATATTGAAGACGTGGTATTTGTACTTAAGTACTACCTGCACTTCAGACCAAGTTTTTTGAAACTCGATAGCGGATACTTACCTGCCAAGGGCTATTTACATATTGAAGAAGTTTTAGAGGTTGGTGTTAAGAATGGTGAATTTAATATAAGCAGTTCTGAAATAGCCAAAGAAGCTAAGGTTATAGCTCACGCTATCAACGGCTACCTAATAGAGTATTATCCAAATCCACCGACAGATGATGAGCTGAAAGATGTTACTAATTCTATTCATAAGTTTTTAATACGAAGCTTAGCTAAAAAGGAGGTAAACATGAATTAG
- a CDS encoding fasciclin domain-containing protein, whose amino-acid sequence MNNNNDNNENKETTSKVEQPSQADQQQPGTIVTVASETPSLSTLVTAVKAASLVDTLQAEGPFTVFAPTNAAFDALPAGTVDTLLMPENVDQLKSILTYHVVSGKVMASDLKDGQEITTVQGGKLTVSISDGKAYVIDAKSNKVLVEKADVNAGNGVVHVIGGVLLPS is encoded by the coding sequence ATGAATAATAACAATGACAATAACGAAAATAAGGAAACGACAAGTAAGGTGGAGCAGCCTAGCCAGGCAGATCAGCAACAGCCAGGAACAATTGTTACTGTAGCGTCAGAAACACCGAGTTTGTCGACATTAGTAACTGCAGTAAAGGCAGCAAGCTTAGTTGACACACTACAGGCTGAAGGTCCCTTCACTGTATTTGCGCCAACCAATGCAGCATTTGACGCATTACCAGCAGGCACAGTTGATACGCTACTTATGCCTGAGAATGTAGACCAGCTTAAGTCCATCCTTACCTATCACGTAGTGTCAGGTAAAGTTATGGCATCTGATCTAAAAGATGGACAGGAAATAACCACAGTTCAAGGTGGTAAGCTAACAGTTTCAATATCTGATGGCAAAGCATATGTCATTGATGCTAAAAGCAACAAAGTACTGGTCGAGAAAGCCGATGTAAATGCAGGCAATGGTGTTGTGCATGTCATCGGTGGAGTATTACTACCCAGTTAA
- a CDS encoding prepilin-type N-terminal cleavage/methylation domain-containing protein: MRRNQNGFGAIEILILIAVITVLAVAGWLIYTAKYPSPSGKTQISRNPSNTATTQPDNSAARTLQDSKDQVTIDFAKCTADINRFNVAFGSTTIEIKGKDADVCLLNYGGETENPNWDGKLDTSCRVPVSEGKKQFSKNNYGVSLGSIDQFCSN, from the coding sequence ATGAGAAGAAACCAAAACGGCTTCGGAGCCATTGAGATTCTAATATTAATTGCTGTGATTACCGTACTCGCGGTAGCAGGATGGTTGATATACACTGCCAAATACCCAAGCCCAAGTGGAAAAACGCAAATAAGTCGTAACCCAAGCAATACAGCCACTACACAACCTGACAATTCAGCAGCTCGTACGCTTCAGGACAGTAAAGATCAAGTGACTATTGACTTCGCAAAATGCACTGCTGACATAAATAGATTCAACGTAGCTTTTGGTTCAACCACTATTGAAATAAAAGGCAAGGACGCTGACGTCTGCCTTCTTAATTATGGTGGTGAAACAGAAAACCCAAATTGGGACGGCAAGCTTGATACCTCATGCCGCGTACCAGTTTCAGAAGGTAAAAAACAGTTTTCAAAAAACAATTACGGCGTTAGTCTTGGCTCAATAGATCAATTTTGCTCAAACTAA
- a CDS encoding CHAP domain-containing protein: MEQNVNLRYYVHRYLFTGLVLIASVILISLLISTTGAHTVLDRRSPSYAAATSINTYDSPNAVSTGAYNMVYYAKVITISIGSAMFDISQSVNALTVQTGKNIAHFGLVTTQNIWNGTRWVVGRIGNGISSTLSIPGKLIGTGGRGGVVSALVKPSGEAPVLVIDSKTSAAVLDNLKAQQRQEIAKLLADQLVANRGITGVELSGDPSHGGYPSKWENAVQDSLIDNWGMYNRECVSYAAWKVFQTYGHMPYWGGVGNANQWLRNAKNAGIPTGSTPKVGSVAISMSGYYGHAMWVEAVRDNMIYISQYNYDLNGHYSEMWVDGNKFSYIYFN; encoded by the coding sequence ATGGAGCAAAATGTCAACTTGAGATACTACGTACACCGCTATCTTTTTACAGGCTTAGTATTGATTGCATCGGTGATACTAATTTCACTGCTGATATCTACTACCGGTGCGCATACAGTCCTCGACAGACGATCCCCTTCGTACGCAGCCGCAACGAGCATAAATACGTATGACTCTCCAAACGCAGTAAGCACTGGCGCTTACAATATGGTTTATTACGCAAAGGTTATTACAATTTCGATTGGAAGTGCTATGTTTGATATTAGCCAGTCAGTAAATGCCCTAACAGTTCAGACTGGTAAAAATATTGCGCACTTCGGTCTTGTAACTACTCAGAATATATGGAACGGTACGAGATGGGTGGTAGGTAGGATAGGTAATGGGATCAGCTCAACGTTAAGCATACCGGGCAAATTAATCGGTACTGGTGGCCGCGGAGGTGTGGTAAGTGCCCTCGTCAAACCGTCTGGGGAGGCACCGGTTTTAGTCATTGATTCCAAAACTTCTGCGGCAGTACTCGACAACCTAAAAGCACAGCAGAGGCAGGAAATTGCAAAGCTATTGGCGGATCAGCTAGTCGCCAACCGTGGAATTACCGGTGTCGAACTATCTGGCGACCCAAGCCACGGTGGTTATCCATCGAAATGGGAAAACGCAGTGCAAGATAGCCTGATAGATAATTGGGGTATGTACAACCGAGAATGCGTCAGCTATGCAGCTTGGAAAGTATTTCAGACATACGGACATATGCCTTACTGGGGTGGCGTAGGGAACGCCAACCAATGGTTACGTAATGCCAAAAATGCCGGTATCCCGACCGGTTCGACGCCCAAAGTTGGCTCGGTAGCTATTTCTATGAGTGGGTATTATGGACACGCCATGTGGGTCGAAGCCGTCAGAGACAATATGATTTACATTAGCCAATACAACTACGACCTCAATGGCCATTACAGTGAGATGTGGGTCGATGGAAATAAATTTAGCTACATTTACTTTAATTAA
- a CDS encoding phosphotransferase translates to MSHIEGESGKEGWKNITNDDGLRSYAKLLRAYHDAVGGYKPPSNLEWANGQKKLNPGQIICHGDFGPWNIVWKDGKPVGIVDWDLAHPNTPEYDILYALEYSAPFRGDETAIQWHHFETIPDRKRRIKIFLEAYGTPIIKDIVSKVAALQREVGKFEASIAKRGIQPQADWVANGDLEEVEKRARWTEQHSDLF, encoded by the coding sequence CTGAGTCATATAGAGGGCGAATCAGGGAAGGAAGGTTGGAAGAACATTACTAACGATGATGGTCTCCGTAGCTATGCAAAATTACTAAGAGCCTATCACGATGCCGTTGGTGGCTATAAACCACCGTCAAATCTTGAATGGGCAAACGGTCAAAAAAAACTAAATCCGGGCCAGATAATCTGCCACGGCGACTTTGGTCCTTGGAATATAGTTTGGAAAGATGGCAAGCCAGTTGGTATCGTTGATTGGGACTTGGCTCATCCAAACACTCCTGAGTACGACATACTTTATGCCCTTGAGTATTCAGCACCATTCCGTGGTGACGAAACTGCAATCCAGTGGCATCACTTCGAGACAATTCCTGATAGAAAACGACGTATCAAGATATTCTTAGAAGCATACGGAACGCCAATCATAAAAGATATTGTATCGAAGGTGGCAGCCTTGCAACGAGAAGTCGGCAAATTTGAGGCATCTATTGCAAAGCGAGGTATCCAGCCACAAGCCGATTGGGTGGCAAATGGTGACCTAGAGGAAGTCGAAAAACGGGCAAGGTGGACTGAACAGCACTCGGATTTATTTTAG
- the heR gene encoding heliorhodopsin HeR — translation MKTITTKSLKQLNIAAGFLHLAQGLAVLLLSKSFAIPVSGNYLSFDKASESLLPTTTTLFDVQLPWLIAFFFFLSALFHFVIATVYNKTYTADLKLGLNKLRWVEYSLSASVMMVAISMLVGIYDFSSLLMIFGLTAIMNLLGLVMEVHNQTTKRTNWLSFNLGTLAGLIPWIVVAFYMWLGAANGSAAPTFVYWIFVSIFIFFSCFAGNMILQYKKVGLWRDYIYGERAYIVLSLVAKSLLAWQVFAGTLRP, via the coding sequence ATGAAGACAATTACAACAAAGTCGCTGAAACAACTAAATATAGCCGCGGGGTTTCTACATCTTGCACAAGGCTTGGCGGTCTTGCTGCTAAGTAAATCCTTTGCGATACCCGTTTCTGGCAATTATCTTTCGTTTGACAAGGCCAGTGAATCGCTACTCCCCACTACAACGACCCTGTTTGACGTCCAGCTGCCCTGGCTGATTGCCTTTTTCTTTTTCTTATCCGCACTATTTCACTTTGTAATTGCCACCGTATACAACAAAACCTACACTGCCGACCTCAAGCTAGGCCTAAACAAACTTCGCTGGGTTGAGTATTCACTTTCGGCCAGCGTCATGATGGTTGCCATAAGTATGCTAGTGGGTATATATGACTTCAGTAGCCTGCTCATGATATTCGGACTTACCGCCATTATGAACCTACTTGGGCTGGTCATGGAAGTACACAACCAGACTACAAAACGTACAAACTGGCTCAGTTTCAATCTTGGTACACTAGCCGGTTTGATACCATGGATCGTTGTTGCGTTCTACATGTGGCTGGGGGCTGCCAACGGCAGCGCCGCACCGACATTTGTATACTGGATATTCGTTTCAATTTTCATCTTCTTCAGCTGTTTCGCCGGCAATATGATTTTACAATACAAAAAAGTAGGTCTTTGGCGAGATTATATTTACGGCGAACGCGCCTACATTGTACTGAGCCTTGTAGCAAAAAGTCTGCTAGCATGGCAGGTATTTGCTGGTACGCTTCGCCCATAG
- a CDS encoding ribose-phosphate pyrophosphokinase — MVHKITLNPDDLYIVSGTVHPRLAEDAAAAMGLTLGPLTTKRFANSEMYVQYRESVRGKHVIIIQTFANDYKRNLSVNDALMETMLLIDAAYRSSAREITVVIPYLGYSRQDRKAKGREPISAAVVTHMLQTAGAHRLVTIDMHSPQVQGTFHGPFDHLVAERLILEGLKEEMGDRDPELFAIVSPDTGRAKDSERAADLLGIRLRHLQKTRDRHDSSKLVRPKRLQGVEGRICFMTDDMIDTAGTLITAAETLKKSGATAVIASATHALLSDPAIERLQSNAIDKLIVTDTVPIDYAKKVLSDKLTVLPVAPMIAAALHEVATGGSVSDLFEGRNYF, encoded by the coding sequence ATGGTTCACAAAATAACACTTAACCCAGATGATTTATACATCGTAAGTGGTACTGTACACCCACGGCTGGCCGAAGACGCCGCTGCGGCTATGGGTCTCACGCTTGGGCCACTTACCACAAAGCGTTTTGCCAACAGTGAAATGTACGTGCAATACCGCGAATCAGTGCGCGGCAAGCACGTTATCATCATTCAGACATTTGCCAACGATTATAAACGAAACCTTTCCGTTAATGATGCACTCATGGAAACGATGCTACTTATTGATGCCGCCTACCGGTCATCCGCTCGTGAGATTACGGTAGTTATTCCCTACTTGGGCTACAGCCGTCAAGACCGCAAGGCGAAGGGTCGTGAACCAATTTCTGCAGCAGTTGTCACACACATGCTTCAAACAGCCGGCGCACATCGACTCGTTACTATTGACATGCACTCACCACAAGTCCAGGGAACGTTCCATGGACCATTTGACCATCTTGTGGCAGAACGTCTCATTCTCGAAGGACTGAAGGAGGAAATGGGCGACCGCGACCCCGAACTATTCGCCATCGTTTCTCCTGACACCGGTCGGGCAAAAGACTCAGAACGGGCGGCCGATTTGCTCGGGATTCGTTTGCGCCATCTGCAAAAAACTCGCGACCGTCACGACTCAAGCAAGCTCGTTCGCCCCAAACGTTTACAGGGCGTGGAGGGTCGTATATGTTTTATGACCGACGACATGATAGACACGGCCGGAACACTCATTACCGCGGCCGAAACATTGAAGAAGTCTGGTGCTACTGCCGTCATTGCCAGTGCGACGCATGCTTTACTTTCCGACCCGGCTATCGAACGGCTGCAGAGTAACGCCATAGACAAACTCATAGTCACCGACACCGTGCCTATCGACTACGCCAAAAAAGTCCTGAGCGACAAGCTCACCGTTCTCCCTGTTGCGCCCATGATTGCCGCTGCCCTCCACGAAGTTGCCACCGGCGGTTCCGTCTCCGATTTGTTCGAAGGCCGCAATTATTTTTAG
- a CDS encoding NUDIX hydrolase, translating to MIHCEFEDSSPALLRHVTVNCLVLKNGKILLGKRAAGLLESGKWGPLGGFMNRNETTAETAEREVMEESGWRIKNLRLLRINDNPNRPNEDRQNIDFVYVATAVEQTGSKDWENEEIRWFSLTALPPCEQIAFDHYENIELYKTYLEHSFSLPIVGALPSRKD from the coding sequence ATGATCCATTGTGAGTTTGAAGATTCGAGTCCCGCGCTGCTGCGTCATGTCACGGTGAATTGCCTAGTGTTAAAAAATGGAAAAATCTTACTAGGTAAGCGAGCCGCTGGCTTGCTTGAAAGTGGCAAATGGGGACCATTGGGTGGATTTATGAACCGAAACGAAACAACTGCTGAAACTGCCGAACGTGAAGTCATGGAAGAGTCTGGCTGGCGTATAAAGAACCTTCGTCTGCTTCGGATCAATGACAACCCCAACCGCCCAAATGAAGACCGACAAAACATAGATTTTGTGTACGTTGCAACTGCGGTCGAACAGACGGGTTCAAAAGACTGGGAAAATGAGGAGATTCGCTGGTTTTCGCTGACCGCCTTGCCACCATGTGAACAGATTGCATTTGACCACTATGAAAATATTGAGCTGTATAAAACTTACCTTGAGCATTCTTTCAGCCTGCCGATTGTGGGTGCTCTTCCGTCTCGTAAAGACTAA
- a CDS encoding response regulator transcription factor → MKLLLIEDEPKIAHALRRGLEQEHSTVEVCSDGPNGLAAALGDEYDAIILDRMLPGGMDGLEICEKIRSQGVKTPVLMLTARGQVHDRVNGLNAGADDYLVKPFSFEELLARLHALTRRPHDVKNSLLAAGDLRLDTVSYDVRRANKPITLSQTEYALLEYLLRNKDRVLSKDNIINHVWDFDADILPNTVEAYIGYLRNKVDKPFKTKPLIHTVRGFGYKLSELI, encoded by the coding sequence ATGAAACTACTACTCATCGAAGACGAACCCAAGATTGCCCATGCTTTAAGGCGCGGGTTAGAACAGGAACATTCAACGGTTGAGGTTTGCTCTGACGGTCCAAACGGGCTTGCCGCAGCACTCGGTGATGAGTACGATGCTATCATTCTTGACCGCATGCTGCCTGGCGGAATGGACGGCCTAGAAATCTGTGAAAAAATCCGTTCCCAAGGCGTAAAAACACCAGTTCTTATGCTGACAGCTCGCGGCCAAGTTCACGACCGTGTCAACGGGCTCAACGCCGGGGCGGACGACTATTTAGTGAAGCCTTTTTCTTTTGAGGAGCTCCTGGCACGCCTTCATGCACTCACTCGCCGCCCACATGATGTTAAAAACAGTCTGCTAGCCGCTGGCGATCTTAGACTAGACACCGTAAGCTACGATGTTCGTAGAGCCAACAAACCAATTACCCTATCGCAAACAGAATATGCGCTGCTTGAGTATTTACTTCGCAATAAAGACCGTGTGCTTTCAAAAGATAACATCATTAACCACGTTTGGGATTTCGACGCAGACATCTTGCCAAATACAGTCGAGGCGTACATTGGATACTTGCGCAACAAAGTCGACAAGCCCTTCAAAACAAAACCCCTTATACATACCGTGCGGGGGTTCGGCTATAAACTTAGCGAGCTCATATGA
- a CDS encoding HAMP domain-containing histidine kinase produces the protein MRHPLFHSATLRLTAWYTLILLFISIVFSLILLQLSTHELGRSYRLPRPGEMQQGRLDDDFRAWREERLSESRQRLVGQLVLFNLAVLTSGALGSYILARRTLQPVEDALEAQTRFSSDAAHELRTPLTIMQSEIEVSLRSKNATKQSREALLRSSLDEVQHMRTLTDRLLLLADNNDMPLAPNLLEPIAIEAVNRVIPLAQAKKISVDNSVGAITVIGNAESLTDTLIILLENAIKYSPPKSKIILSASAKTKHAEICVSDNGSGIAPKDLPYIFDRFYRADTSRSSQNVAGHGLGLSIAKQIINAHNGHISAHSNPRAKGTSFTISIPLA, from the coding sequence ATGAGACATCCGCTGTTCCACTCGGCTACACTTCGTTTGACAGCGTGGTATACGCTGATTTTGCTTTTCATTAGCATCGTCTTTAGCTTAATTCTCTTACAGCTCTCTACCCACGAGCTTGGTCGTAGTTACCGGCTGCCCCGCCCCGGCGAAATGCAGCAAGGACGGCTTGACGATGACTTTCGCGCCTGGCGAGAAGAACGACTAAGTGAAAGTCGGCAGCGCCTGGTAGGCCAACTCGTCCTATTTAACCTCGCAGTTTTAACATCTGGCGCGCTTGGTAGCTACATTCTGGCACGGCGCACACTACAGCCGGTGGAGGATGCACTCGAAGCACAAACTCGCTTTAGTAGTGATGCTGCGCATGAACTTCGCACCCCACTCACCATTATGCAATCAGAAATAGAAGTTAGCTTACGAAGTAAAAACGCAACTAAACAATCTCGTGAGGCACTTTTACGCAGCAGCTTGGACGAAGTTCAGCACATGCGCACCCTAACCGACCGGCTTCTGTTACTCGCCGATAATAACGACATGCCCCTGGCCCCAAATTTATTGGAGCCCATTGCTATCGAAGCCGTCAACCGCGTGATTCCACTGGCGCAAGCTAAAAAAATTAGCGTAGACAATAGTGTCGGCGCAATAACCGTGATTGGCAACGCCGAAAGCCTTACCGATACCCTCATAATACTGCTCGAAAATGCCATAAAATACAGCCCCCCGAAGTCAAAAATTATTCTCAGCGCCAGTGCAAAAACAAAGCATGCCGAAATTTGCGTCAGTGACAACGGCTCCGGCATTGCGCCAAAAGACCTACCATACATTTTTGACCGCTTCTACCGCGCCGATACCTCACGCAGCAGCCAAAATGTCGCCGGCCACGGTTTGGGTCTATCCATTGCTAAACAAATCATAAATGCCCACAATGGTCACATTTCTGCACATAGCAATCCTCGCGCCAAAGGCACATCGTTCACCATTTCCATCCCTCTCGCTTAA